The window GCCACAAACTTCGCCCCTGTACCGGATACGATGTAATGGAAGGCCTGGCCTTCGCTGATCCAGTCCATCCCCGCATCCGTCCGGATGATCAGGCCGGTGGCGCCGGCAGCACCGGCAGTCCAGGTCAGCTGCGGCAATGCAGCAGCCGCGCTCACCTGCAGCGCAGCTAACTCGCTGTCATTCGCCGCTTCCCCGGCCCATACCTGATACTTCGTACTGCCGTCAGCACCTGACACCAGCACCTTCCAGGCATCAATTCCGGCAGCGGTAATGCTGCTCAGAACAGGTTCCGCCTCCTGTGAAGTAGCAAATTCTCCGGCGAGCAGATGCTTGTTGCCCTTGACGGCAATCGTCTGGTCAGCCGGAATAGGCAGCCCCGCCTTACCTACACGGGTAAGACCTTCTTTGGCTGCAGCTTCACTTAAATATGGACCTGTATATAATTGATACACGCTGGCACCGCCGCGTGTGGTAACGAACAGCTGCGGTTTATCGGAAGAAGCTTGCAGCTTCTTCGCGGCATCGGCCGCGATCTGCCAGGATGGGGTCTCCATCACCTTAACCCTGAAGCCGTCCAGGCTGATGCGGATCTTGTTATTGGCCGGAACCGGCAGCAGTACTGTTCCGGCAGCGGACTCCAGATTAAAGGCTGCATTGGATTGCAGCGTTACGAACGGGACGGTGGATTTATATTTGCTGCCGATATCGGCATACAGTGCAACCCGGATGGTCCGGCCGGATTCGGCATGGCTGTCACCCGCGGGAAACAGAAAACTGCCGGCAATCAGCGTTGCTGCAAGAAGGGTCCGGCCCAGCTTTCTAATTCCTCTGCGACTGGCAAAATTCATCAGGAAGTCCCCCTTAGAAGTTGTTTTATTATTTGCATTACTGCTGCGGAGGGAGCGGAAGTCCTAAATGCTGGTACGCGGCAGGCGTCACCATTCTTCCTCTCGGCGTCCGCTGCAGAAATCCGATCTGCAATAGATACGGCTCATATACATCCTCAATGGTCTGGCTCTCTTCACCTATCGTAGCAGCAATTGTATCCAGTCCCACGGGACCGCCGCGGAAAACACTGATCATGGAGCGCAGCATTTTATGGTCAATGCTGTCCAGCCCGCGCGGGTCGACCTGCAGCATCTTCAGCGACTCGCCGGCAATGTCCGGGGTAATAATTCCGTCGCCGCGCACCTGTGCAAAGTCACGCACCCGCTTCAGCAGGCGGTTCGCAATCCGCGGCGTCCCCCGTGAACGCAGTGCGATCTCTTCGGCGGCATCGCCGATAATCTCAATACCGAGCAGTTCGGCATTGCGGGAGACGATGAAGCTCAGCTCATCAATGCTGTAATACTCCAGGCGGCTGACCACCCCGAAGCGGTCGCGCAGCGGTGCGGACAAAAGTCCGGCCCGTGTGGTCGCACCGATCAGCGTAAACGGCGGCAGATCCAGCCGGACGGAACGGGCGCTTGGGCCTTTGCCGATCATAATATCGAGCGCAAAGTCCTCCATTGCCGGATACATCACTTCCTCCACCGTACGGTGCAGCCGGTGGATCTCGTCAATGAACAGCACATCGCCCTCCTGCAGATTGGTGAGCAATGCCGCCAGATCCCCGGGCCGCTCGATGGCCGGACCTGACGTTGTCCGCAGATTCACGCCAAGCTCGTTGGCGATAATATTGGCCAGCGTTGTTTTGCCAAGGCCCGGAGGACCGTACAGCAGCACATGATCCAGCGCCTCACTGCGCATTTTGGCAGCTTCAATATATATTTTAAGGTTCTCTTTCACCTGATTCTGTCCGATGTACTCGCCCAAATAACGCGGACGCAGGCTTAATTCCACCGCTTGCTCGTCCATCATCAGATTAGCCGATATAATCCGGTCATCCATTTATTCATCACTCCGTTCTTCAAGGCTTACTTCGCTATATATAGCAGCCCCAGCGCCTTCTTCATCAGCACATCAACAGTTCCTGTATCCGTGCCTTCTTTCTTCATCGTCAGCCAGACACGGTCAAGCTCAGCTTCAGTATAACCCAGCGCCTTCAGCGCGTCCCGTGCTTCTTCCCAAGGCAGCGCGGCGGCTTTGGCATCAGCCTCTGCCGCAACCGCGAATAATCCGGTCTGCATTGAAACGGCGCTTAGTCCGTCCAGCTTGTCGCGCAGATCCAGAATCATCCGCTGCGCGGTCTTTTTGCCGATTCCCGGCAGCTTCGTCAGGAAAGTAATATTCTCCTGATAGATGGCCGCGATCAGCTGATCCGGCGTTCCTCCCGTCAGGATCCCAAGGGCAACGCGCGGACCGATGCCGGATACCTCAATCAGCTTGCGGAACAGCTTCTGCTCTTCCCTTGTCGGAAATCCGAACAGCAGTGTCGCATCCTCACGTGTCTGATAATGGATATAGATTGTCACAGGCCCTTCCGTCTTGGCAAATGCATAAGGATTCGGGCAGAATACCCGGTAGCCAACCCCCTGGACATCCAGCACCACATATTCTGACTCCAAATGTACAACCGGTCCTCTTAAGTAATCTATCATTTTCGCAATACCTCATTTAATTTGGAATTAAGACTTACAGAATGGGCATGACATACCGCTACAGCAAGCGCATCGGCTACATCATCCGGTTTCGGGACAGCAGACAGCTTCAGCAGCAGCTTCACCATTTCCTGCACCTGCTTCTTCTCCGCCTTGCCGTAACCGACCACAGCCTGCTTCACCATCATCGGTGTATATTCGGAGACCGGGAGCCCGCGCTGCACAGCGGCAAGAATCAGCACACCGCGTGCCTGCGCAACAGGCAGCGCAGTTGTTACATTGCGGGCGAAAAACAGCTTCTCCACCGCAACTGCATCCGGCTTGTATTTATCAATAAGCTGAACCATGCCTTCATAGACATGCAGCAGCCGCCCTTCCTCCGGAGTATGCGCCTCGGTCTGAATGGAACCATATTGAACCGGTGTTAATTTATTCCCTTCCTTATCAACGAAGCCGAAGCCGACAATCGCCAGCCCCGGGTCAATTCCCAGGATGCGCAAATCCAATCTCTCCTCTATCACAGGCAGGATATTCCACCGTAATCATCCATTGTCCGTCACTTAAGCGAACATATGTATTCCTTCTAACCATTATAGCAAAAATCACTCTGACGGGAGCATAAAATTTGCTGCGTTCAACAATGACCATCCTTTGCGCAGCAAAAAGAGCGGAATCTGCCAAATAACCCTAGTGCAGAAACCGCCCTTTTATATTTGCAAGCATTCTATAACAGTTAGTGCGGGATAATATCCTTCAGTCCCCCAAGAAAACGGCTGGAAGCATAGCAGATCTCGCCATTGATCATGCGAATCTCGCGGTTCTTAGTATCCACTTCAGCTATATTATCCTTATTGACCACAAAGGAGTTGTGGCAGCGGTAGAACCGGGAGTCCATCTCGAGAATGTCCTTCAGCTTGCCGTAGAATTCAACCTGGCGGTTCTTGGCATGCAGGATGATTTTGTGCAGCTGCGGTGAGGTCTCAAAAAATAAAATATCATTATAATCCACACTGATCATCTTATCGCCCGATTTGGTCTGGAACTTCTTGATATTATTGTACTTATTCTGCAGATAGCGCGTATTGGCTGTATCAATACATTCAATGACCCGCTGGCGGATATCCGTAAATTTATCCTTCGTAATATAATCCATCGCTTCAACCTTATAGGTAAACGTTAAATACGTCAGCTCCGAGTGGGTAGTCACGAAGACGATTGCACCGAGGCTGTCATACTGGCGGATTTCCGCTCCCAGAGCGATCCCGCTCTTCTCCTCCTGCAGATCCACATCCAGAAAATAGAGTCCGGTTACACGGTTATTTTGCAGATAGTCGATGATCTCCTGGGAACGCCCTGTTGAAATCACCAGCTTCATATCCAGATTCTCCATCATTATGTAATTCTCTATGTAAGAGTTCAGGCGCTTCCTTTGCTCCGGGTCATCCTCACACACAAATATCTCCAGCATCAAGCTTCCTCCTGTCTAGTAAACTTCCAGTTCCTGAATAAACTGACCATCTTTTCTGTAGGTATCAAGCGTTACCCCGGCGCACTGAGATACGATCTCCCGCAGATTGCTGAGCCCGAGGCCCCGGCCTGTACCTTTGGTGGAGAAGCCCTTCTCAAAAATCCGGTGCAGCTCCGGGCCGTCCGGCTGGCAGCTGTTCGCTACGGCAATCAGTACCCCTCCGGTCCGCTTGACCAGCGCCACCCGCAAGTTCGACGATTCGCATTTGACGGCTTCTTCGATTGCATTATCCAGAATGATCCCCAGGCAGCGGCAGAGCTTGACGGAATCCATATTGACGGCCTCAATCGGCTCTACCGCCTCCACTACTGCATCGATGTGCAGCTCCTGCGCGCGGATCAGCTTCGAGGACAGAATGCCCTTCAGCTCCTGAATTTTGACATTCTGCAGCGTTCCCAGCTTATAGTTATTGTTCTGCATCCCCTGGCTGATCGGCAGGATTTTTTGGTCAAAATAGGTGCTGAGCCCCTCCACATCCTTGGAGCGTATGTATTCGGACATCGACAGCAGAATATTGATATAGTCATGGCGGAATTTCTGCATGTCGGTGTACATCATTTCCAGATTGTCTGTGTACTCCAGGAGACGCTCATACTGCTCCTGCTTGCCCTGCATAACAGCCTCCTTCATGACACTGCGCGTCAGAACCATGAACACACCGATTAAGAGGATGAAATAAAATACAAACAGCAGACTGTTCGCCTGAATATTGGCATTCGTGAATCCCTGCTGCTTGCCGATTAAGATATTGGCATAAAAAATCACCACCGTAATTACACAAAGAATTGCGAACAGAATTCCGTATCTGCGGAATAACAGCTCATAAGCCTGGAATTTGGCGAAAAGAAACCGGGCCGCGAATGTGAGAAGAATGGCGATCACGAAATAAGTAGGGTAGTAAACAATGTACAAAGTTCCCTGGATAATTTCTTCAAGCGAGGAATGAAAGATCCAGATAAACACATTGCTTGTTATGTAGTCGCTGATTACTGAAATAATTATCGCTATGATCGGAAAGATGATGCTAAATACAATTCCCCTTGATTTCCAGTAACTTAATGCAATACAAAAAAGCAGAATAATAGTTATACTGGGAATTCCAATCATTATGTATAGAGGATATCCGATACAAAGAGAGCCTATAAACATTACAAGACTGAATTTCATATTGAATCTTCCCTGATTTAACATATAAATACTCAAAGAAAGTGTTAACATCTGAACGCCAACCGATAATAATTCTCCCAAAATCCCTATCCCCCTCAGCTTAAGTCCACTCTGTAATTTTATACAAGATTGGTACTTTAACCCTATACATATCATTGTAATTCATACAAGATAATCTAGTAAAGCTGAATAACCCAAAAAAAGCCTCCTATACCGGAGACCTTTTCGGATTCTATTGGTTTCATAGCCGTGCAGTGATGCTTAAATCGCAGGTTATTTATGGGCTGAGGCCTTTAATAACTCCATCGGAATTTTAGGTTCGTGGAAGAATGTCATGCAGCAAGTTTCCATTGCAATATCTCCGCTCTTGATTGCCGCATTTCTCACTGCTGCGGCCATACCGTCTTTTACCTCGTTAAACATTCTCTGCGTCATAGTTTTCATAATTTTTATAGCTCCTTTTCAATAGTTTATAGGTTATTGGCAAGATCATCAGCACTTGAAGCAGAATTCCCATCAGCAGCAAAGCCTTAATTGTCGGACTTGGAATAAGCAGGGCGGTAAGCACAATCAGCAGGCTAGACTTTGTTGTTGTCTTTCTTAATTTCTCTCTTCTTTCCTTGCCCAGCAGCGGAAATTTATCTGTATCCGCCGGTGCATACCGGTAAAGCAGCAATGTAGCTAGTAAACCAATGATTCCTACCTGTATGTTGTTGAACCTTATGTATTGTTCGCATAAATACGGTATGCCTATGAACATAGCAGTACTTGATATACTGCAAATCATGCTGCTGCTTGCATGGAGGCCAAATGCTGTTTTGCGGATAGCGAAGTAGGCGCCGTGCATGATTAATGTCTGCCAGAGCAGATGGAACAGAATTGCCGCTCCGTAGACCAGAACGAGCTTACTCAGGTTAATCAGCAGCATTTCAAATCCCAGCTTCATTTTCAGGTAATCAATGTATTCTCCCTCACGCTCCTTGTTCAGTCTTTGGGCCATTCTGCAGGCCAGCGATTCGGTAAATCCCATCTTTACTGCTTCTTCAGCTTCCATCTTATTTGGTCACCTCTCTTGTCCTTAATATTAAACATTTTTCTGAGAGATTTACGGATCGTGCCCAGGATGAGACTTAGATGTACCAAATGCTGGCATAAACGCAGTGGCATGTCTTAAATGTACCGAAATCATACGTACCTGTGAAAACGAATACAGCGGTCTCTATGAAAAACGCCGCCGTACATCCAGAGAGTCCGGATGCGCGGCGGCGAATTGACGGGTGGAACATATAATCTGCTCAAGTGTTGATCAGAACCTTCAGTACGTCCTGTACCTCAATTTTTTGGGGGACGACCAGGCTGCAGATTTCCTGCTCGTTTTTCATGAAGGAATAGCCGACCAGAAACGGGAAATGTTTGAACTGGATCCGGAATACTTCCGTACCGAACATACTCTCCGGTCTGATGGAGGAGATTTCATAAATGGCATAATCGGCTAGCAGACCCATTTTGAACGCCTTACCCAGCGCTTCCTTGCAGCTGAAGAACATGTAGGCGAAGCGGGCGGGTGATTCATATCCGGACATCAGCTCTTTTTCGCTGCCGCTCAGCATCTCTTCAATCGGCACATCCAGCCGGATGGTTTCCATATCGATGCCCACAATATTATCCTTGGAGTAGACTACCGAGAGCACATACCTTTTGGAATGGCTGAGCCCCACCTCAACCAGCTGGTCTTTAATAATCGGGAAGCGCAGGCTGCCGTACTCCACCGTTATTCCGCTGAGCTCACCTTTGAAGGATTCCGACTGGTCCGCCAGGTTTTTTTTGATCGCATAACGCCCGTACAGAAACTCCTTGCGCCGGCTCTCATTGCAGATATTGCAGTACATCACGTACTCGGTGGAGCTTAATATTTTGTGAACCTCGAAGGTGTGCTGTTCCTTCATATCGATCAAGTGCGGACTAATCATGGCCTCATCCCCTTATCGTTCGCCGGCCTTAGATTTGCGGTGCCAATAATGAAACAAGAGCAGGTCCGCAACAAATCCGGCATTGATCAGCAGTATAAAGCTTAAGTAAATGCTCTGTGTGATGGAATGGACCGGATATTTGAGCAGGATCCCCGCTGTAATCAGCAGACTTGCCATAGCGCTCAGCGGGACAACCCCCGAGCTCCGGTAGTGGATCTTGCGGTACAGTCCGAGCATCAGCATCAGGATTCCCGGCAGAATCAGCGTTTCCCGCAGCTCACCGACATTTGGCATAGCCTCCCCGAAGGTGTACACCGGGAAACGGATGCAGAGCAGAAGGCCTGAAATGATCAGCAGTGAATCTAGCCATTTGCGGTGACTGCTGAGGGCGATGGCGTACCAGGCGCCGAAGACGTTCAGATAGGAAAGGCTAATCAGCACCAGCGCAGCCGCTACACTCAGGACGAACCAATACGTGTCACCCGGAATGAATTTGTCCTCGCCCACAAAGCGTAGGAATAGGAAAAAATAGATTCCGACCACAAGCAGCTTCAGTCCCCAATAGGTCTTCATCCCCGCGATAAACCTTCTGCGGAAGGCGGTGTTACCTCCCTGTAGATTAAAGCCGTACTTTCGGTATAAAAAATCATAGATAGTTCGCTGCATAATGTTCCTCTCCCAGCATATTGGATAGTTGCTCAATGGACGGGTGTTCAAAGACATCGAAGAAGCTGATATCTGCATCGAACTGCTGGTTAATCTCCCGGGCAATCTCCCATACGGTGACGGAATCCACGCCCTGCTCAAAAATGTTGGTCTGCTCATTTAAGGCCGCGCCGGGCAAATACTGCTGCAGGATCAGCGAGAGCTTTTTATTTTTGCTGAGGAAATGGTTCTCGTATAAGGTCTTGGTGTCCGTCTTCCCGTTCGCGGTCAGCGGAATTTCCTGCACATATACGATCTTGGACGGGATCATGTAGATCGGCAGCAGCTGCTTCAGCACCTGGCTGATATTCTCGGAGCGGGTCGTGACCGCCAGATAGATTTTTTTGTCCCGGACAAAAGCATGGCAGTTCTGAATCCCCTGGGCACGGACGGTATATTCGATCTCCTGCAGATCAATCCGGTAGCCGTTGATTTTGACCTGGGTATCCTTCCGGCCGAGATAGACAATTTTGCCTTCCGGATTCAGCCGAACTAGATCTCCTGTCTTATAGACCTCCTGGCCCTGCCACTGGACAAAAGCTTCCTTTGTCTTCTCCGGATTGCCGAGATAACCAAGCGCGACCCCGAGTCCGCTGGCATAAAGCTCCCCTTCTGCGGCGCTCTGCCCTTGCTCATCCACAATATGGGTCAACGTTCCATGAATCGCTGTACCGATGGCAATCTCCTGCATTACACTTCCCTGCTCCATGACATCCAGGGTAGTAAACACGGTGTTCTCTGTGGGACCATAGCCGTTAACTACCGTTGTATGCTTCAGCACTTCATTGACATGGGATAAGCTAAGCTGCTCGCCGCCTACAATTACGCGAGAAAGACTCTTGAACATTTCCGGCTTCTTGTCCACCCAGAAGTTGAACAGGGAGCAGGTGATCCACATCACGTCAATGCCCTGGCTAATCCGTTTTTCCACATGATAGATATTCAGAATCTCCGTCTTCGATAACAGAGAAATGGTCATGCCGGACAGCAGCCCGCCCCAGATCTCAATAATCGATGCGTCGAATTCCAGCGGACTGATATGGGAAATGGTCTTATCCGGGGAAAGTCCCAGACGCTCATCCCCCAGCAGGCGGAGGACACCGCGGTCCGGAATGCCGACCGCTTTGGGCGTGGAGGTTGTGCCTGAGGTGAATACGATGTAGCAGAGCTGCTCCGGAGTACGTGCGGGAAATTCCCATACTTCCCTCAGACTGGGCACCGGCTGCAGCACTTCATTAATTGTAGCTTTGACCTGGATCGTTTCGCGCATGGACTGCTTGCGGCCCTCCGGATAGTCCTTATTGATCACGGTATAGGCGGCTCCCGCCTTCAGCACAGCCACCATAGCGGCAATCGCCTCAATGCTGCGCTCCAGCTCGATTGCTACCACATCATGAGCCTGGACCCCCTTAACCTGCAGCTGCTGCAGATAGACATTGGATAGCGCATTTAAGTCTCCATAGGTGATGGAGCGGCTGCTCTCCACAATCGCCACCTTGTCCCTATATTTCCGCATGTTCTCCCCTAAAATGCCGAGAATATTGTTCATTGTCCGCTTCCTCCTTTGAATGGGCTTGTCTGGCCAGATGTGATGAAACCGATGATATGGTGATAGACCTGCTGCTGGAATTCGTAGTAAAAGAAATGACCGCCCGGATAGGTATGATACGGAATCTCCCGTTCCGACAGGTCGCTCCAGTCCTGCACGGCGGTGACGGACCGGTCTTCAAGCCCCTGAAAAACAGCAATCTGGACGGCAGGATCGAACCTGCGGCAGCGGTACTGATTGTCCAGGTTATAGCGGTTAACCGCCGTAATATCGCTGCGGAGAGCCGGCAAAAACAGTTGGCGCATCTGCTGGGAGGCAAACTGCCCTTCCTTGATCAGGCCATAGATGCGGCAGCGCTCCAGCAGCGTATCGTCGTCCGGCTCCTCTTCATCCACCGCTTCAATCCGGTGCGGCGGGGTGGCCGCCATGAACAGCAGCTTGATTACCGGATAGCCGGACTCTATTAAGGCATGGGCCAGTTCATACGCAATCAGGGAGCCCATGCTGTAACCCAGCAGAATCAGCTCTTCCTGCGGGTCCAGAGATTTCTTCAGCAGGGAGAACAGGTCAGCGGTGATGTCCCGGATCGAGCCGGAGGGCTTCTCGGAGAACCTTCTGCCGTGACCGGGATACTCCAGGGACAGGACTGCAAGCTCCGGGCAGCTGGCCTGAAGCTGCTTCTGCAGCTCAGCGAACACATTGACATGGGCACCTGCGTACGGCAGGAGAATCAGCTTCACTCGCGTGCACCTCCCCGGGAATACCTGCTTTCTGCATCCAGCTGAAGCAGCAGATTGTAGCAGTTGCCGTGCATCGAATACGATACGGCCGAGTACAGCCTGTAGTCTCCAGGGCTGATACTCCACTGCTCCCCGCTGATTCTGCCGATAAAAGCATTCGGGCTGGCGACTTCCCGGCTCTGCAGCAGAGTCTGCATGCGCTGCGAATCCAGCAGACGGCAGGCGCCGATCAGGCCATAGTAGCCTACGATATAATGGACTCCCTCCTTCAGGAATCCGCCTTTCAGGTTCCTGTAGGTTTTCTGGAGCGTCTTCAGGCAGGAGAATTCTGCCGTATCATCGATCTCATTGCCCCGGCCGTACAGCTCCAGAAAAACATCTGCTTCCGGATCAACTCCGGCATTCTCCAGGGAGCGGCTTACCAGCTTCTTGACAGCGGTCCGGTTGACAACGGGGTTGCCCATCGTTCCGGCAGAGATATCCTTAATCTCCGCAAGAATGGTATCGCCGTCGCTAAGTGCGAGTTCCCGCTCCTTCAACAGGAACGCAGCCCCGCCTTCCGAGAAGTACCGGCCTGAGGCCCCGTCCTCAAAAGGTTCGGTGTAGCGTTCAGCGCCTATTCCGAACTGGGACAGCTCATAAGGGACCGGAAAGGTAACCGCGCTTGATCCGCCGGTAAGGGCGATGTCGAACTCCCCTTTGCGGATTTTGGCATAGGCGCTGTACATCGAGCTGATCCCCGAAGTAGAAGCTTCACTGATGAGCTCAACGGCCGGAGGACGGCCCAGCTGAAGCAGCTTAAGATAGCCAAGCGGATCAATAAGCTTCACTGCATGTCCAAATGCCTCGCCTTCCACTCTCATTAATGCGAATTTGGAGAGGCTATCTGTCTGGGCGGTTCCTATCGAGACAAGCAGATTGCTCTTTGGACCCAGCACATTCCGGTCCGCCAGCGTCTGCAGGAGGGAGAGTGTGATCCGTTCGCTGGACAGCAGGAATCTGCTGTCCGGCCCGGAGATATGCTCCAGCTTGAAATGCTCCTCTACGGAGGGATAGAACACCCCGTCGAAGGAGGCAGCCTCACCCGGCTCCTGATTATAGGTTCGTTCAAGCTCACGCACACGGCTCTGCCAGATCGCGTTCTTGCGGCCCATCAGCTCTTCCGTACTCCCTGATTCCCGGCCCGGGTAATCATAGATGAAATCAACGATAACTACTCGGCGTTCATTCATTGGCTTCCTCCAGCAGATCTTTGACGTATTGGCTGAGCTGCGTGATGGTCGGGTAGATGAACACATCGGCCACTTCCATATCAATCTTGAACTGTTCTGCCACCGGACCATAGATGCCGAAGGCCTTGAGCGAATCGCCGCCCAAATCTGTGAAGCTCTTATTCACATCAATGTCATTGCGGTCCAGCACCGAGGCAAACACAACCGTGACGAACTTCTCCACTTCATCCTGGCTGTCGGTACCCGTGATCGTTAAGGCTGAGTACTCCTTAATCTGAATCTTGGCAGCCTCTTCCGCTACAACATCCGAAGCTGCAGCTGCGGCTCTGCTGCCTGCATACTGCTGCGGCATGCGGATATATTCGGCTAAGAATTCCGCCGTCTTGGCTTTGTTGAACTCACCGGCGATAACCTTGCCGAGCTTCTTATCCAGCGAGAGTCTGATGTATTCCCTTCCGACAGGCGAAGAGAGTGACTTCATCAGCAAATGCTCGTCTGCTGCGGCCAGATCGCCGAATTGCAGCGCCATACCGGTATCTTTCCAGCCCGGCCACAATACTGTGGTTGCCGCTTCATCCCTGAAGCCCTCAAGAAAGGCGTTGGCGAAGGTATAAGAGAACTGGCCTGCCGATCCGGCAATCGTGGTCATGGAGGAGCTGGCAATGAAGAACTTCAGCGGCTGACCTTGCAGGTATTTGCGCAGCAGCAGGGTCCCTGTTACTTTTGGAGCTACAATATTTAAGAATTCCTGTTCAGACTTCGTAAAGAGCATGCCCTCTTCCGGAACCCCTGCCAGATGAACAATTCCCGCTATAGTTCCTATACTGGCCAGGCTGCCTACAACCTGCTTGACCTGTTCCTCGTCCGATACATCACAGCTGTGGAAGGACACGTTAGAACCTTTGCCCAGTACCTGGTTCATCCGGCTCAGCTTGCCGCTTTCTTCGGCTGTCAGCGATGCCTTGGCCTGTAAGGCGGAATAGGAATCTTTGCGTCCAAGGATGGCAATGTGCAGCTTCGGCTGGCGTTCCAGCAGAACATCGATGTATTCCATCCCGATACCGCCGTAGCCTCCGGTCACAATCACACAGTCTTCTTCATTCAGCTGAAGGTTCGCATCCGCCGGGGCCTTAGCCTCGACCAGCGTTTCCTCATACAACTGGTTATGGTCAACCAGCATTTTCTTGCCGTCCAGCTCTTCTGTCTCCGCGATACTGAGGATCTTCCCAAGGTCGAATTCCGCCAGGTTCAGCATTTGCGTCTTGAAGCCGGTATTCTCCAGCCCCAGAATTCTTCCTGAGCT of the Paenibacillus pedocola genome contains:
- the ruvC gene encoding crossover junction endodeoxyribonuclease RuvC, with amino-acid sequence MRILGIDPGLAIVGFGFVDKEGNKLTPVQYGSIQTEAHTPEEGRLLHVYEGMVQLIDKYKPDAVAVEKLFFARNVTTALPVAQARGVLILAAVQRGLPVSEYTPMMVKQAVVGYGKAEKKQVQEMVKLLLKLSAVPKPDDVADALAVAVCHAHSVSLNSKLNEVLRK
- a CDS encoding accessory gene regulator B family protein produces the protein MEAEEAVKMGFTESLACRMAQRLNKEREGEYIDYLKMKLGFEMLLINLSKLVLVYGAAILFHLLWQTLIMHGAYFAIRKTAFGLHASSSMICSISSTAMFIGIPYLCEQYIRFNNIQVGIIGLLATLLLYRYAPADTDKFPLLGKERREKLRKTTTKSSLLIVLTALLIPSPTIKALLLMGILLQVLMILPITYKLLKRSYKNYENYDAENV
- a CDS encoding LytR/AlgR family response regulator transcription factor, with the translated sequence MLEIFVCEDDPEQRKRLNSYIENYIMMENLDMKLVISTGRSQEIIDYLQNNRVTGLYFLDVDLQEEKSGIALGAEIRQYDSLGAIVFVTTHSELTYLTFTYKVEAMDYITKDKFTDIRQRVIECIDTANTRYLQNKYNNIKKFQTKSGDKMISVDYNDILFFETSPQLHKIILHAKNRQVEFYGKLKDILEMDSRFYRCHNSFVVNKDNIAEVDTKNREIRMINGEICYASSRFLGGLKDIIPH
- the ruvB gene encoding Holliday junction branch migration DNA helicase RuvB, producing the protein MDDRIISANLMMDEQAVELSLRPRYLGEYIGQNQVKENLKIYIEAAKMRSEALDHVLLYGPPGLGKTTLANIIANELGVNLRTTSGPAIERPGDLAALLTNLQEGDVLFIDEIHRLHRTVEEVMYPAMEDFALDIMIGKGPSARSVRLDLPPFTLIGATTRAGLLSAPLRDRFGVVSRLEYYSIDELSFIVSRNAELLGIEIIGDAAEEIALRSRGTPRIANRLLKRVRDFAQVRGDGIITPDIAGESLKMLQVDPRGLDSIDHKMLRSMISVFRGGPVGLDTIAATIGEESQTIEDVYEPYLLQIGFLQRTPRGRMVTPAAYQHLGLPLPPQQ
- a CDS encoding non-ribosomal peptide synthetase, translating into MNNILGILGENMRKYRDKVAIVESSRSITYGDLNALSNVYLQQLQVKGVQAHDVVAIELERSIEAIAAMVAVLKAGAAYTVINKDYPEGRKQSMRETIQVKATINEVLQPVPSLREVWEFPARTPEQLCYIVFTSGTTSTPKAVGIPDRGVLRLLGDERLGLSPDKTISHISPLEFDASIIEIWGGLLSGMTISLLSKTEILNIYHVEKRISQGIDVMWITCSLFNFWVDKKPEMFKSLSRVIVGGEQLSLSHVNEVLKHTTVVNGYGPTENTVFTTLDVMEQGSVMQEIAIGTAIHGTLTHIVDEQGQSAAEGELYASGLGVALGYLGNPEKTKEAFVQWQGQEVYKTGDLVRLNPEGKIVYLGRKDTQVKINGYRIDLQEIEYTVRAQGIQNCHAFVRDKKIYLAVTTRSENISQVLKQLLPIYMIPSKIVYVQEIPLTANGKTDTKTLYENHFLSKNKKLSLILQQYLPGAALNEQTNIFEQGVDSVTVWEIAREINQQFDADISFFDVFEHPSIEQLSNMLGEEHYAANYL
- a CDS encoding thioesterase II family protein: MKLILLPYAGAHVNVFAELQKQLQASCPELAVLSLEYPGHGRRFSEKPSGSIRDITADLFSLLKKSLDPQEELILLGYSMGSLIAYELAHALIESGYPVIKLLFMAATPPHRIEAVDEEEPDDDTLLERCRIYGLIKEGQFASQQMRQLFLPALRSDITAVNRYNLDNQYRCRRFDPAVQIAVFQGLEDRSVTAVQDWSDLSEREIPYHTYPGGHFFYYEFQQQVYHHIIGFITSGQTSPFKGGSGQ
- a CDS encoding sensor histidine kinase translates to MFIWIFHSSLEEIIQGTLYIVYYPTYFVIAILLTFAARFLFAKFQAYELLFRRYGILFAILCVITVVIFYANILIGKQQGFTNANIQANSLLFVFYFILLIGVFMVLTRSVMKEAVMQGKQEQYERLLEYTDNLEMMYTDMQKFRHDYINILLSMSEYIRSKDVEGLSTYFDQKILPISQGMQNNNYKLGTLQNVKIQELKGILSSKLIRAQELHIDAVVEAVEPIEAVNMDSVKLCRCLGIILDNAIEEAVKCESSNLRVALVKRTGGVLIAVANSCQPDGPELHRIFEKGFSTKGTGRGLGLSNLREIVSQCAGVTLDTYRKDGQFIQELEVY
- a CDS encoding cyclic lactone autoinducer peptide encodes the protein MKTMTQRMFNEVKDGMAAAVRNAAIKSGDIAMETCCMTFFHEPKIPMELLKASAHK
- a CDS encoding 4'-phosphopantetheinyl transferase family protein; translation: MISPHLIDMKEQHTFEVHKILSSTEYVMYCNICNESRRKEFLYGRYAIKKNLADQSESFKGELSGITVEYGSLRFPIIKDQLVEVGLSHSKRYVLSVVYSKDNIVGIDMETIRLDVPIEEMLSGSEKELMSGYESPARFAYMFFSCKEALGKAFKMGLLADYAIYEISSIRPESMFGTEVFRIQFKHFPFLVGYSFMKNEQEICSLVVPQKIEVQDVLKVLINT
- the ruvA gene encoding Holliday junction branch migration protein RuvA; this encodes MIDYLRGPVVHLESEYVVLDVQGVGYRVFCPNPYAFAKTEGPVTIYIHYQTREDATLLFGFPTREEQKLFRKLIEVSGIGPRVALGILTGGTPDQLIAAIYQENITFLTKLPGIGKKTAQRMILDLRDKLDGLSAVSMQTGLFAVAAEADAKAAALPWEEARDALKALGYTEAELDRVWLTMKKEGTDTGTVDVLMKKALGLLYIAK